A window of Candidatus Vicinibacter proximus contains these coding sequences:
- a CDS encoding PD40 domain-containing protein produces MWSTFVKKCIWLLIIAGSPAIYAQIDAGLFRFPDVSADHIVFTYANDLWLMPKEGGTAQKLSSPKGIESFPKFSSDGKMIAFSGNYDGNNEVYVIPTQGGAPVRLTYHSYFDRVVDWHPDGKQILFASGRESEKERFNQFYTIHHTGGSASKLPLAYAEFGTYSPNGDKMALVFRSTIFSTWKRYRGGDVADIYIYDFKEKKSQNISSNIDAGEEFPMWHNESIYFLSDNGPEKRMNLWKYDLKTQSRVQLTFYKSYDVHHPSIGPSEIVFEAEGKLHLLSLKDHKIRDIKVNLINDQNLVRPSYESAEKFIAHTTISPDGNRVLVEARGEIFTLPAENGYVKNLTRSSSAAERYPAWSPDGKSIAYWSDATGEYELYLKNLDEFVEPIKLTSLGKGFRYQIFWSPDSKKLAFIDKAMQIMIFDVEKKSMLLVDKALSWAHWPLESFIPSWSSDSKYLAYFRDLENSHNAIFIYDLPNKKTNQVTSGYYDCSYPSFDPEGKYLYLLTNQSFEPIYSDHDNTFVYPNSTQLAAISLAKNTPSFLFPKNDTVLIKVDEPKKEVTDSTASSTKEKKKKKIKPEESAVLQIDFEEIERRLFLLPLPAGNYSNPSAANGKLVYIKSPNTGSAKTEKSSLKYFDIESREEKTILEGINSYKLSFDGKKVLVSQQGSWAVLKVEEGQKIDKKLRVNEMETFINPKEEWQQLFMDAWRFERDYFYDENMHGVDWDKVKKQYLKLLESAMSREEVNYILGEMIGELNASHTYRGGGVEESPKRKDVGYLGINWTQDKGYYKIGKIIKAGAQDAEIRSSLDAPGLSIKEGDFILAVNGNPLNTATEPFAYFQGLAGKTIELTYNSKPEWNGAQTVLVQAMSDESRLRHLAWIESNRKRVDEATNGEVGYIYVRSTGTDGQSELIRQFVAQWNKKALIIDERFNNGGQIPDRFIEVLNREPLAFWAIRDGNTWPWPPYANFGPKVMLINGWSGSGGDAFPDYFRKKKLGPLIGARTWGGLIGISGVPSLIDGGGITVPTFRMYNPDGTWFKEGHGVEPDILVEEDLGAMAKGIDPQLEKGIEEIKLLLKSKAFKQPDRPAKEIR; encoded by the coding sequence ATGTGGTCAACTTTTGTAAAAAAATGCATTTGGCTTTTAATAATTGCTGGATCTCCAGCCATTTATGCTCAAATAGATGCCGGATTATTCAGGTTTCCGGATGTCTCTGCGGACCACATAGTATTTACCTATGCCAATGACCTTTGGTTGATGCCAAAAGAAGGTGGGACAGCTCAAAAACTGAGTTCGCCTAAAGGAATTGAATCATTCCCAAAGTTTTCATCAGATGGAAAAATGATTGCCTTTTCTGGTAATTACGATGGTAATAATGAGGTCTACGTTATACCTACTCAGGGAGGTGCTCCGGTAAGGCTTACTTATCACAGTTATTTTGATCGGGTGGTGGATTGGCATCCGGATGGAAAGCAAATCCTGTTCGCATCTGGTAGGGAGAGTGAAAAAGAAAGATTTAATCAATTTTACACCATTCATCATACAGGGGGCTCAGCCTCCAAACTGCCCTTAGCATATGCTGAATTTGGAACCTATTCCCCGAACGGTGACAAAATGGCCTTGGTCTTTCGTTCAACAATTTTCAGTACCTGGAAACGCTACCGTGGTGGTGACGTTGCTGATATCTATATCTATGATTTTAAAGAGAAAAAATCTCAAAACATTTCATCTAATATCGATGCGGGTGAAGAATTTCCAATGTGGCACAACGAATCAATTTATTTCCTCTCTGACAATGGACCAGAAAAAAGAATGAACTTATGGAAGTATGATCTAAAAACGCAATCAAGAGTGCAATTGACTTTTTATAAATCGTATGACGTGCACCACCCATCTATTGGTCCTTCTGAAATTGTTTTTGAGGCTGAAGGAAAACTTCATTTATTAAGTTTGAAAGACCATAAGATTAGAGATATTAAAGTTAATCTGATCAATGACCAAAATTTAGTTAGACCTTCTTATGAGTCAGCGGAAAAATTTATTGCGCATACTACCATCTCTCCTGATGGAAACAGGGTACTTGTGGAAGCAAGAGGAGAAATCTTCACTTTACCTGCTGAAAATGGATATGTTAAAAATTTGACCAGGTCGTCCTCTGCTGCCGAAAGATACCCTGCTTGGTCACCCGACGGTAAATCAATAGCCTATTGGTCAGACGCAACCGGAGAATATGAATTGTATCTTAAAAATTTAGATGAATTTGTTGAACCCATAAAATTGACCAGCCTTGGCAAGGGATTCCGATATCAAATTTTTTGGTCACCCGATAGTAAAAAATTAGCTTTTATAGATAAAGCAATGCAAATCATGATTTTTGATGTGGAAAAAAAATCAATGCTTTTAGTGGACAAAGCGCTAAGTTGGGCGCATTGGCCATTAGAAAGTTTTATCCCTTCCTGGTCATCTGACAGTAAATATCTGGCATACTTCAGAGATTTGGAAAATTCACACAATGCGATTTTCATTTATGATCTGCCCAATAAAAAAACGAATCAGGTTACCAGTGGATATTATGATTGTTCGTATCCAAGTTTTGATCCGGAAGGTAAATATCTTTACCTGCTTACGAATCAATCCTTCGAACCCATTTACAGCGATCATGACAACACTTTCGTCTATCCAAATTCCACCCAATTAGCAGCGATTTCTTTGGCTAAGAATACTCCTTCTTTTTTGTTTCCAAAAAATGATACAGTCCTAATCAAAGTCGATGAACCTAAAAAAGAAGTAACGGATTCAACAGCGAGTTCAACTAAAGAAAAAAAGAAAAAGAAGATTAAACCTGAGGAATCTGCAGTGTTGCAAATTGATTTTGAAGAAATCGAAAGAAGATTATTCCTATTGCCACTTCCTGCAGGAAACTACTCAAACCCGAGTGCTGCAAATGGCAAATTAGTGTACATTAAATCTCCTAATACAGGATCTGCAAAAACTGAAAAATCCTCACTCAAATATTTTGATATAGAATCCAGAGAAGAGAAGACAATCCTGGAAGGCATAAATTCTTATAAACTTTCTTTTGATGGTAAAAAAGTGCTTGTTTCCCAACAAGGGAGTTGGGCTGTACTTAAAGTGGAAGAGGGACAAAAAATAGACAAAAAACTCCGTGTAAATGAAATGGAAACCTTCATCAATCCTAAAGAAGAATGGCAACAATTATTTATGGATGCATGGAGATTTGAAAGAGACTATTTCTATGATGAAAATATGCATGGTGTAGATTGGGATAAAGTAAAAAAACAATACTTAAAACTTTTGGAAAGTGCCATGTCACGAGAAGAAGTGAATTACATTCTTGGAGAAATGATTGGGGAATTGAATGCCTCCCATACCTATCGCGGAGGTGGCGTGGAAGAATCTCCAAAAAGAAAAGACGTCGGATACTTAGGAATCAATTGGACGCAGGATAAGGGTTATTACAAAATTGGAAAAATTATTAAGGCTGGCGCACAGGATGCAGAAATTAGATCCTCCCTGGATGCCCCGGGTTTATCGATAAAAGAAGGTGATTTTATCCTCGCCGTAAATGGAAATCCATTGAACACCGCCACTGAACCCTTTGCTTATTTCCAGGGACTTGCAGGAAAAACCATTGAACTCACTTACAATTCAAAACCGGAATGGAATGGAGCTCAGACTGTCCTGGTTCAAGCCATGTCAGATGAGTCACGATTAAGACATTTAGCCTGGATCGAAAGCAATAGAAAAAGAGTAGATGAAGCTACTAATGGAGAGGTAGGATATATTTATGTCAGAAGCACAGGTACGGATGGACAAAGCGAATTAATTAGGCAATTTGTTGCTCAATGGAACAAGAAAGCTTTAATCATAGATGAGCGTTTTAACAATGGTGGACAAATTCCTGACCGTTTTATTGAAGTTTTAAATCGGGAACCCCTTGCGTTTTGGGCCATCAGAGATGGTAATACCTGGCCATGGCCACCCTATGCAAATTTTGGCCCTAAAGTAATGTTGATAAATGGATGGAGTGGGTCAGGCGGTGATGCATTTCCAGATTATTTTAGAAAGAAAAAACTTGGTCCACTTATCGGTGCAAGAACTTGGGGAGGCTTGATTGGCATAAGCGGAGTTCCATCACTTATCGATGGAGGTGGCATTACCGTTCCAACCTTTAGAATGTATAACCCTGATGGTACGTGGTTTAAGGAAGGACATGGCGTTGAACCGGATATTCTCGTAGAAGAGGACCTCGGCGCCATGGCAAAAGGCATTGATCCGCAATTGGAAAAAGGTATCGAGGAAATTAAATTATTACTGAAATCAAAGGCATTTAAACAACCGGACAGACCGGCCAAAGAGATCAGATAA
- a CDS encoding DUF2237 domain-containing protein — protein MELEPKNVFGNPLMTCSISPLTGFYRDGCCTTGEEDLGMHTVCIVASKEFLDFSKQKGNDLSTPRPEFSFSGVRPGDRWCLCALRWVEAYEAGMAPSVILESCNKDVLRIIPFEILLEFKHTEIAAE, from the coding sequence ATGGAGCTCGAACCTAAAAATGTATTTGGAAATCCTTTAATGACCTGCAGTATTTCACCTTTGACAGGGTTTTATCGTGATGGTTGTTGCACAACGGGTGAGGAAGATTTGGGAATGCATACTGTTTGTATCGTAGCTTCAAAGGAATTTCTTGATTTTTCTAAACAAAAAGGAAACGACCTGAGCACCCCTAGACCAGAGTTCTCCTTTAGTGGGGTAAGGCCAGGTGACCGTTGGTGTTTGTGTGCATTAAGATGGGTTGAAGCTTATGAAGCGGGTATGGCCCCTTCGGTTATTTTAGAATCCTGCAATAAAGACGTACTTAGGATTATCCCTTTTGAAATTTTATTGGAATTCAAGCATACCGAAATAGCTGCTGAATAA
- a CDS encoding single-stranded DNA-binding protein has protein sequence MFMNTLRNSVQLIGHLGKTPELITLEKGRFVAKATLATHETYTSNNGEHITNTHWHKLVAWGPLAENMSKILEKGTAVLVKGKLVTRSYEDKNGIPKTITEILVSDFMKMKKEQVA, from the coding sequence ATTTTTATGAACACACTACGCAATTCAGTCCAATTGATTGGACACCTTGGAAAAACTCCAGAACTGATCACCCTTGAAAAAGGAAGGTTTGTAGCCAAAGCAACTTTAGCTACACATGAGACCTATACCTCAAACAATGGAGAACACATCACCAACACGCACTGGCACAAACTTGTAGCCTGGGGCCCTTTGGCCGAGAACATGAGTAAGATTTTAGAGAAAGGAACAGCTGTTCTTGTTAAGGGTAAGTTGGTTACCCGATCGTATGAGGATAAAAATGGTATTCCAAAAACAATTACTGAAATTCTGGTTTCTGATTTTATGAAAATGAAAAAAGAACAAGTCGCATAA
- a CDS encoding ABC transporter ATP-binding protein, with translation MKILLHYLKPHKWLVIFTLLMAAINTGFSLIDPILLGKLVSLASDHQSSSNGFTYYDFFWKFEWITRRDKPYLQLGVFYILIFSISVAMISRIAKAFQDYSLNVVIQKFGATVFTDGLQHAMKLPYQEFEDQRSGETLSILTKVRADVEKFMISFINVLFGVLIGVVFVFSYAAVFINWRIPIAYLIGIAILTFITNILSKKIKLIQKNIVGQTTALAGSTTESLRNIELVKSLGLTHQEVERLNKNTYKILGLELSKVKRIRSISFIQGTLVNTLRQVILYIIMWLIFRNEMDAGQLVTMQVFSFFIFGPLQEIGNILLSYREAEASLNNFDQLMKKAPESIPDDPKHLGNIEELSFHNVSFKHQTAMHKAIDNISFSVRSGETIAFVGPSGSGKSTLMKLLVGLYRPLTGNIYYNGLNETEILYDDLRNQIGFVTQDTNLFSGTIKENLIFVKPDATDSEITDALHKASCTYLLSKADKGLDTVIGEGGLKLSGGEKQRLSIARALLRNPHLLIFDEATSSLDSITEEEITDTIRNISSLKAQITILIAHRLSTIMHADRIFVLEKGEVVETGTHQSLLNEKGLYYALWRQQIGERKKIVVS, from the coding sequence ATGAAAATTCTTTTGCATTATTTAAAGCCCCATAAATGGCTCGTCATATTTACACTTTTGATGGCCGCCATCAACACCGGCTTTTCTTTGATTGACCCTATCCTGCTAGGTAAACTGGTTTCCCTTGCTTCTGATCATCAATCCTCGAGTAACGGATTTACTTACTATGACTTTTTCTGGAAATTTGAATGGATTACCCGTAGAGATAAACCCTACCTTCAACTAGGTGTTTTTTACATTCTCATTTTTTCCATTTCTGTTGCCATGATCAGCCGTATTGCCAAGGCATTTCAGGATTATTCCTTGAACGTGGTCATTCAAAAATTTGGCGCTACAGTTTTTACGGATGGTTTACAACATGCCATGAAACTCCCCTATCAGGAATTCGAAGATCAGCGTAGTGGCGAAACCCTTTCTATTTTAACTAAAGTCAGGGCGGATGTGGAAAAATTCATGATCAGTTTTATCAATGTGCTCTTTGGGGTTTTAATAGGAGTTGTTTTTGTATTTTCTTATGCCGCGGTCTTCATAAATTGGCGAATACCCATTGCTTATTTAATCGGAATTGCCATACTTACCTTCATTACAAACATCCTCAGTAAAAAAATAAAACTCATCCAAAAAAATATAGTTGGCCAAACAACTGCACTTGCCGGTTCTACTACTGAATCGCTCAGAAATATTGAACTCGTAAAAAGTCTTGGGCTCACACATCAGGAAGTGGAAAGACTCAATAAAAACACCTATAAGATCCTGGGCCTTGAATTATCCAAAGTGAAAAGGATTCGAAGCATTAGTTTTATCCAGGGCACTTTGGTAAATACTTTAAGACAAGTTATCTTATACATCATCATGTGGTTAATTTTTAGAAATGAAATGGATGCCGGCCAATTGGTGACCATGCAAGTATTTTCATTTTTTATCTTCGGTCCTTTGCAGGAAATTGGAAACATCTTACTCTCTTATCGCGAAGCAGAAGCCTCGCTGAATAATTTTGACCAACTGATGAAAAAGGCCCCGGAAAGTATTCCGGACGATCCGAAACACCTTGGAAATATCGAGGAATTATCCTTCCATAATGTCTCCTTCAAACACCAGACTGCCATGCACAAGGCCATTGACAACATCAGCTTTAGTGTGCGATCCGGAGAAACGATTGCCTTCGTTGGTCCAAGTGGTAGCGGCAAGTCCACACTCATGAAGTTATTGGTTGGTTTGTATCGCCCGTTGACCGGTAACATTTATTACAATGGTCTGAACGAAACTGAAATTCTTTATGACGATCTTCGGAATCAAATTGGATTTGTAACACAGGACACTAATTTGTTCAGCGGTACCATCAAGGAAAATTTAATTTTTGTTAAACCTGATGCAACAGATTCTGAAATAACAGATGCGCTTCACAAAGCCTCTTGCACGTATTTATTATCCAAAGCGGATAAAGGTCTTGACACCGTAATTGGCGAAGGTGGATTAAAATTAAGTGGCGGTGAAAAACAAAGATTGTCCATCGCAAGAGCACTGCTCAGAAACCCGCACCTACTCATTTTTGATGAAGCAACATCTTCACTGGATTCTATCACTGAAGAAGAAATAACCGATACGATTAGAAATATTTCTTCTCTTAAAGCACAAATTACCATTCTTATTGCCCACAGATTGAGTACCATCATGCATGCAGATCGAATTTTTGTTTTGGAAAAAGGCGAAGTAGTCGAAACAGGAACACATCAGTCTCTGCTAAATGAAAAAGGACTATACTATGCGCTTTGGCGTCAACAAATCGGTGAAAGAAAGAAAATTGTGGTAAGTTAA
- a CDS encoding single-stranded DNA-binding protein: MNTLRNSVQLVGHLGKDPELTNLDKGKKLARVSIAVNEFYTTAKGEKTNNTQWLNLIAWDKKAEYLSNYLAKGNEVMIQGKLSSRSYEDKSGQTKYVTEIVVNEIYKINKPKED; this comes from the coding sequence ATGAATACACTACGCAATTCAGTTCAATTGGTTGGACATTTAGGAAAAGATCCGGAACTTACAAATCTTGACAAAGGGAAGAAGTTAGCAAGAGTGTCTATTGCAGTAAATGAATTTTACACTACCGCAAAAGGGGAGAAGACCAACAACACCCAATGGTTAAATCTCATTGCCTGGGACAAAAAAGCAGAATACCTGAGCAATTACCTGGCAAAAGGAAATGAAGTCATGATCCAGGGAAAACTTTCGTCACGATCTTACGAAGACAAATCAGGACAAACAAAGTATGTCACAGAAATTGTGGTGAATGAAATTTACAAGATCAATAAGCCAAAAGAAGACTGA
- a CDS encoding GNAT family N-acetyltransferase, which yields MYNIKKAELSDLDRISPLFDAYRIFYNYPSDIEEAQKFLKDRMTKNESEIFLALTSSGTAIGFTQLYPLFSSTRMKRLWLLNDLYVEDIHRGKGVSVMLIDAAKKLCLDTGACALTLETAKTNFIGNNLYIKTGFNLDQDHNYYEWTNK from the coding sequence ATGTATAATATAAAAAAAGCTGAATTATCTGATCTTGACAGGATATCCCCACTTTTTGATGCATATAGAATTTTCTATAATTATCCATCTGATATTGAAGAAGCTCAGAAATTCTTAAAAGACAGAATGACCAAAAATGAATCTGAGATATTCTTGGCACTTACATCATCCGGAACCGCAATTGGATTCACCCAATTATATCCCCTTTTTTCTTCCACCAGAATGAAAAGACTTTGGTTGTTAAATGATCTTTATGTGGAGGATATTCATCGTGGCAAAGGAGTATCGGTAATGCTAATCGATGCAGCAAAGAAACTATGTTTGGACACTGGGGCATGCGCCTTAACATTGGAAACTGCGAAAACAAATTTTATAGGAAATAATCTATACATTAAGACGGGATTTAATTTGGATCAGGACCATAATTATTATGAATGGACAAATAAATAA
- a CDS encoding c-type cytochrome produces MSCLLFISLLISCQKNNEPEWLGLKIPSNFPAPVQKIEDLNITKAGFELGRKLFYDPLLSKDNTISCGSCHNQGSAFTHHGHDVSHGINDLLGRRNALPVQNLLWQNSFFWDGGVAHIDLISINPIQNPVEMDETLPNVLNKLRLHKEYPIMFESAFGDTTINSTRFLQAMTQFMALLISADSKYDLAMRAEGPSLSLEEKEGKALFDKHCASCHSGELFSDFSFRNNGMISNHQEDKGRYEISLLPNDLGKFKVPSLRNIAKTAPYMHDGSLNSLEDVLNHYTTGISASPTLDSNLVVHNKPGLQINLDQQKKIILFLHTLTDEKFLRKQEFSEQ; encoded by the coding sequence ATGAGCTGCCTTCTTTTTATTTCATTGCTGATCTCTTGCCAAAAAAATAATGAACCTGAATGGCTAGGATTAAAGATTCCATCCAATTTTCCTGCTCCTGTTCAAAAAATTGAAGACTTAAATATCACCAAAGCTGGTTTTGAACTTGGCAGAAAATTATTCTATGACCCTTTACTATCAAAAGACAATACAATTTCTTGCGGAAGTTGTCATAATCAAGGCTCTGCATTTACACATCACGGACATGATGTTAGCCACGGAATAAATGATTTGCTTGGCAGAAGGAATGCGCTTCCGGTTCAAAATTTACTTTGGCAGAATAGTTTTTTTTGGGATGGCGGAGTAGCTCACATTGACCTGATTTCAATAAATCCAATTCAAAATCCTGTTGAAATGGATGAAACATTACCTAATGTTTTAAATAAATTGAGATTACATAAAGAATATCCAATAATGTTTGAAAGTGCTTTTGGAGACACCACTATAAACTCAACCAGATTTCTTCAGGCGATGACTCAATTTATGGCACTACTCATTTCAGCAGACAGCAAATATGATCTTGCTATGAGAGCTGAAGGACCTTCACTCAGCCTGGAAGAAAAGGAAGGAAAGGCATTGTTTGATAAACATTGCGCAAGCTGCCATAGCGGAGAGCTATTTAGTGATTTTAGTTTTAGAAACAATGGAATGATTTCTAATCATCAGGAGGATAAAGGCAGATATGAAATATCTCTTCTTCCAAATGATCTAGGAAAATTCAAAGTTCCCAGTTTAAGAAATATTGCAAAAACAGCTCCTTACATGCACGATGGCTCTCTAAATTCATTGGAAGATGTACTCAATCATTACACCACCGGAATAAGTGCATCTCCTACTCTGGATTCAAATTTAGTGGTGCATAACAAACCGGGACTCCAAATAAATTTAGACCAACAAAAAAAAATCATCCTGTTCCTCCATACTTTAACCGATGAAAAATTCTTGAGAAAACAGGAATTTTCTGAGCAATAA
- a CDS encoding OmpA family protein, producing MKLFYYLVCISLFTGSCVSSKKYKNLQAEQEELKSALQKCKESVAECQSSKEDIVLEYKTRINDISNANSAKDGKIKGLEEQMEYLKKNNNNLLDRLSDLSVVSKAGAESIKKSLDAMNEKDKYIKDLTSSMSKKDSTNLALVMNLKRSLSDVNSDDVNIEVKKGVVYISLSDKMLFRSGSAVINEQAGSVLEKIAKVVNDHKELDILVEGHTDDVPINTDCIADNWDLSAKRATSVVRLLQKKYNVDPSRMTAGGRSEYSPKSINASLEGKKANRRTEIIILPKLDQFFKLNEPIK from the coding sequence ATGAAATTATTTTACTATTTAGTTTGTATTTCTTTGTTTACCGGCTCTTGTGTGAGTTCCAAAAAATATAAAAACTTACAAGCAGAGCAGGAAGAATTAAAATCTGCACTTCAAAAATGCAAGGAATCCGTTGCAGAATGTCAGTCGTCCAAGGAAGATATTGTGCTAGAATACAAAACAAGGATTAATGATATAAGTAATGCCAATTCAGCCAAGGATGGTAAAATCAAGGGGCTCGAAGAGCAAATGGAGTATTTGAAGAAAAATAATAACAATCTTTTGGATAGATTATCTGATTTGTCTGTGGTGAGTAAGGCCGGTGCAGAAAGTATCAAAAAATCACTGGATGCAATGAATGAAAAAGACAAATACATCAAAGATCTTACTTCATCTATGTCAAAAAAGGATTCCACCAATTTAGCTTTGGTGATGAATTTGAAAAGGTCACTCAGTGATGTAAATTCCGATGATGTGAATATTGAAGTTAAGAAGGGAGTTGTATATATTTCTTTATCAGATAAAATGCTATTCAGGAGTGGAAGTGCGGTAATCAATGAACAGGCAGGCAGCGTATTAGAGAAAATAGCAAAAGTGGTGAATGACCATAAAGAGCTCGACATTCTCGTAGAGGGGCATACCGATGATGTTCCTATTAATACGGATTGCATTGCAGACAATTGGGACTTGAGTGCTAAAAGGGCTACTTCTGTGGTTCGTCTTTTACAAAAGAAATATAATGTAGATCCTTCCAGGATGACGGCAGGTGGTAGATCTGAATATAGCCCTAAGTCAATTAATGCATCTTTAGAGGGAAAGAAGGCTAATAGGAGAACAGAGATAATTATACTCCCTAAATTGGATCAGTTTTTTAAATTAAATGAACCAATAAAGTAA
- a CDS encoding M3 family metallopeptidase has product MTMIFDNCTSSNEKKVQAPAPTANPLTQKWEGPHNGVPAFDKIQVADFLPAFEIGMMEKSNEIAKIAGNPEAPTFQNTIEALEKTGNTLKRVQSIYYVWTSNMSTPEMEAVQTTIEPKLAAFSDSIIQNTPLFLRIESVYNSPEKQNLSPEQQRLVWRYYTNYVLAGAKLDSTNKKRVAEINQQLAGLFTKFSQHQLADEGDKFLELTSEKDLDGLPEGVKNAAAEAANAKNKKGSWIIANTRSSIEPFLSYANNRELREKAWRMFINRGDNGDANDNNAIITEILQLRAERAKILGYPTHAHWRLADKMAQTPEKAMALLESVWPAAVQRVKEEVKDMQALADKEGAKIKIEPWDYRYFAEKVRKSKFDLDQDEVKQYLQLEKLREGMFFVAGELFNLEFTQVNDVPVFHPDVRVFKVTNKTSGQQIGLWYFDPYARKGKRSGAWMTAYRDQEKLNGDITTIVSNNCNFIKGKSDEPILISWDDAETLFHEFGHALHGLNSNVTYPSLSGTSVATDYVEFPSQIMERWLSTPEVLQKYALHYKTGETIPDKLLTKIKNAATFNQGFATVEYLSSALIDMKLHLAGSTKIDPDVFEKETLTAMNMPAEMVMRHRTPHFGHIFADDGYSAGYYSYLWSDVISADAYEAFVEGKGPYDKEVAKRLYENVFSIGGTIDEATAYRKFRGHDPTSNALMKNRGFKVIANKKG; this is encoded by the coding sequence ATGACTATGATTTTTGACAATTGTACTTCGAGTAATGAAAAAAAAGTTCAGGCTCCGGCTCCAACTGCAAACCCTCTTACCCAAAAATGGGAAGGACCTCATAATGGGGTACCGGCCTTTGATAAAATACAAGTGGCTGATTTCTTACCGGCATTCGAAATCGGTATGATGGAAAAAAGCAATGAAATTGCTAAAATAGCAGGTAATCCTGAAGCCCCAACTTTTCAAAATACCATCGAAGCACTTGAAAAAACCGGCAACACCCTCAAAAGAGTTCAATCCATATACTACGTCTGGACTTCCAATATGAGCACTCCGGAAATGGAAGCCGTCCAAACGACCATTGAACCTAAACTTGCTGCTTTTTCAGATTCCATCATCCAAAACACACCCTTGTTTCTGAGAATCGAATCGGTTTATAATTCTCCAGAAAAACAAAATTTAAGTCCTGAACAGCAGAGACTGGTCTGGAGATATTACACAAATTATGTTTTAGCTGGTGCTAAATTAGATTCTACCAATAAAAAAAGAGTTGCTGAGATCAACCAGCAACTTGCTGGATTATTTACCAAATTCAGTCAACATCAATTGGCTGACGAAGGAGACAAATTTTTAGAATTGACTTCTGAGAAAGACTTGGACGGCCTTCCTGAAGGCGTAAAAAATGCTGCTGCAGAAGCTGCCAATGCCAAAAACAAAAAAGGCTCCTGGATCATTGCAAACACCAGATCTTCTATTGAACCTTTCCTTTCCTATGCAAACAATCGAGAATTAAGGGAAAAAGCCTGGCGTATGTTTATCAACAGAGGGGACAATGGAGATGCAAATGACAATAATGCAATCATCACGGAAATTCTACAACTCAGAGCAGAAAGAGCTAAAATTTTAGGTTACCCTACGCACGCTCATTGGAGATTGGCTGATAAAATGGCACAGACTCCTGAAAAAGCCATGGCATTATTAGAATCCGTATGGCCGGCTGCAGTTCAAAGAGTAAAGGAAGAAGTGAAGGACATGCAGGCACTGGCAGATAAAGAAGGTGCAAAAATTAAAATCGAACCTTGGGACTATCGTTACTTTGCTGAAAAAGTCAGAAAGTCAAAATTCGACCTGGACCAGGATGAGGTAAAACAATATTTACAGTTGGAAAAACTTCGCGAAGGAATGTTTTTTGTTGCTGGAGAATTGTTCAATTTAGAATTTACACAAGTCAATGATGTTCCGGTTTTCCATCCAGATGTAAGGGTATTCAAAGTAACCAATAAAACAAGCGGACAGCAAATCGGCCTTTGGTATTTTGATCCTTATGCGAGAAAAGGTAAAAGATCTGGAGCTTGGATGACGGCCTATAGAGATCAGGAGAAACTTAATGGGGACATCACTACCATTGTATCCAACAATTGTAATTTCATTAAGGGCAAATCGGATGAACCTATTTTAATTTCCTGGGATGATGCAGAGACCTTATTCCATGAATTCGGACACGCTTTGCATGGTCTTAATTCCAATGTAACATACCCATCTCTGTCCGGCACAAGTGTGGCTACAGATTATGTCGAATTCCCATCGCAAATTATGGAACGTTGGCTATCTACACCTGAGGTATTACAGAAATATGCACTCCATTATAAAACAGGAGAAACTATTCCGGATAAATTGCTAACCAAAATTAAAAACGCCGCAACTTTCAATCAAGGTTTTGCAACTGTGGAATATCTTTCCAGTGCACTCATTGATATGAAATTGCACCTTGCTGGTTCCACTAAAATTGATCCGGATGTCTTCGAAAAAGAAACCTTGACTGCCATGAATATGCCTGCAGAAATGGTGATGAGACACCGTACTCCTCACTTCGGTCACATTTTTGCTGATGATGGTTATTCAGCAGGATATTATAGTTACCTATGGTCAGATGTTATAAGCGCGGATGCCTACGAGGCATTTGTAGAAGGCAAGGGTCCATACGATAAAGAAGTGGCAAAAAGATTGTACGAAAATGTGTTTAGCATTGGCGGCACAATAGATGAAGCTACCGCCTATAGAAAATTTCGTGGTCATGATCCAACTTCAAATGCTTTGATGAAAAATCGTGGATTTAAAGTGATAGCAAATAAAAAAGGATAA